The following proteins are co-located in the Telopea speciosissima isolate NSW1024214 ecotype Mountain lineage chromosome 9, Tspe_v1, whole genome shotgun sequence genome:
- the LOC122640065 gene encoding pentatricopeptide repeat-containing protein At2g35130: MLMVECAYIQPFIEARSGLVPSACNNGFRWTAKNSKRGNAEKQRDRDSLFLDKRGVWRSFNPKKLSRRKGGALRGRGWKYGSGFVDGVFPVMSPAGQQILDLVEKEIDATAIWGYLNNIPPTHTTWDDLINVAVQLRLNKQWNSIVLVCEWILQRSSFQPDVICYNLLIDAYGRKSLCKKAESAYLRLLEARCVPTEDTYALLIWTYCTSGLLEKAEAVFSEMRKYGLPLSAVVYNAYIDGLVKGRNSPKAVEIFERMKKDHCQPSTETYTMLINLYGKAGRSFMAEKVFHEMRSKKCKTNICTYTALINAFAREGLCEKAEEAFEELQEAGHEPDVYAYNALMEAYNRAGYPFGAAEIFSLMQHMGCEPDRASYNIMVDAYGRAGLHEDAQAVFEELKQLGMTPTMKSHMLLLSAYSKIGNVSKCEAIVTQMHKFGLEPDTFVLNSMLNTYGRMGQFEKMEEVLSAMDKSPYEADISTYNILINIYGRAGFFDRMEELFQSLPSKNLKPDVVTWTSRLGAYSRKKLYLRCMEIFEEMIDAGCYPDGGTAKVLLSACSSEDQIEQVTTVLRTMHKEMRTLLPI, encoded by the exons AT GTTGATGGTAGAGTGTGCATATATCCAGCCATTCATAGAAGCAAGAAGTGGGCTTGTTCCTTCTGCATGTAATAATGGCTTTAGATGGACTGCCAAGAATTCAAAGAGAGGGAATGCTGAGAAACAACGTGATCGTGATAGCCTTTTTCTTGACAAGCGTGGTGTATGGAGAAGCTTCAATCCCAAAAAGCTGTCTAGGAGAAAGG GTGGTGCTCTAAGGGGACGGGGATGGAAGTATGGTTCTGGGTTCGTGGATGGTGTCTTCCCTGTAATGAGTCCCGCAGGTCAACAGATTTTGGACTTAGTAGAGAAGGAAATTGATGCTACTGCAATTTGGGGTTATCTCAATAATATTCCTCCTACACATACCACATGGGATGACCTCATTAATGTCGCTGTTCAACTTCGCCTCAATAAACAATGGAATTCGATTGTGTTG gTGTGTGAATGGATACTTCAGAGGAGTTCCTTCCAACCTGATGTCATTTGTTACAATTTACTCATAGATGCTTATGGACGGAAGTCTCTGTGTAAGAAGGCAGAATCTGCTTACTTAAGACTTCTGGAAGCTCGATGTGTTCCTACAGAAGATACTTATGCTCTTCTAATATGGACTTACTGCACATCTGGATTGCTGGAGAAGGCAGAGGCAGTCTTTTCTGAGATGCGAAAATATGGCCTTCCTTTAA GTGCAGTTGTGTACAATGCTTATATTGATGGGTTAGTGAAGGGAAGGAATTCTCCAAAGGCAGTGGAGATTTTTGAGAGGATGAAGAAAGATCACTGTCAGCCATCTACAGAGACATATACGATGTTGATCAACTTATATGGAAAG GCAGGTAGATCTTTTATGGCTGAAAAGGTGTTCCATGAAATGAGAAGTAAAAAATGCAAGACTAATATCTGCACATACACTGCACTCATAAATGCATTTGCAAGGGAAGGGCTTTGTGAGAAAGCTGAAGAGGCATTTGAGGAGTTGCAAGAAGCTGGGCACGAGCCTGATGTGTATGCTTACAATGCTCTAATGGAGGCCTACAA TCGTGCAGGTTATCCATTTGGGGCTGCTGAGATATTCTCACTCATGCAGCACATGGGTTGTGAACCAGATAGAGCTTCATATAACATTATGGTAGATGCGTATGGGAGAGCTGGTCTACATGAGG ATGCACAAGCTGTATTTGAGGAACTAAAACAGCTGGGGATGACTCCAACTATGAAATCCCACATGCTACTTTTGTCAGCATACTCAAAAATAGGAAACGTCTCAAAATGTGAGGCAATTGTGACCCAGATGCATAAATTTGGCCTCGAGCCAGACACCTTCGTTTTGAACAGTATGCTCAACACATATGGAAGGATGGGTCAATttgaaaaaatggaagaagTATTAAGTGCAATGGATAAGAGCCCATATGAAGCTGATATCAGCACATACAACATCTTGATCAATATTTATGGTCGGGCAGGCTTTTTTGATAGAATGGAAGAGTTGTTCCAATCACTTCCCTCAAAAAACTTAAAACCTGATGTTGTCACATGGACTTCTAGGCTTGGAGCCTACTCTAGAAAGAAACTATATTTAAGATGCATGGAAATCTTTGAAGAAATGATTGATGCTGGTTGTTACCCTGATGGTGGAACTGCCAAAGTCCTCCTTTCAGCATGTTCAAGTGAGGATCAGATTGAACAGGTTACGACAGTACTTAGAACAATGCACAaggagatgaggacacttttgcCTATCTGA